In the Paracholeplasma morum genome, one interval contains:
- a CDS encoding immunoglobulin-like domain-containing protein translates to MKKIVTVFAFVLLALALVACKKEVKNEAPVISGVQNMDHIKGTPFDPLATVQATDKEDGPLTSAIVVDNKVDVNVNGTYDVTYSVKDSKGLETVVTIKVTVYTPNGAPTISGVTSHVLGLGESFDPKAGVTAKDNEDGVLTSAITTKGSVDTSKVGRYQIVYSVKDSAGAEGYALSNILVVADKNALYDGVLNLKFASSNVKNEFFAAAERYLLDNMIGGIPFYVASSFSMFAQRVTLPVASFIPSYGWGTRYADLTADDSEVKGVEGEFGKAGEYTYRAWDTQTFSTLNFWTYDDSVSLDYINYITGSFYRQVLNDAKNGWEWAPDLAAQKPQAVGPTVEIVNGKTSSKTWRVVLRDDLEWAFNKDMVTTGYDMVLDANDYIWTFREALNRNLFRAISGGGDFVSEIQGAEAYAKKAQEIYGGEATPTAAQLAELDTLWASVGLKKVDDLTLEFTTKNAKGEFDAYYLLGWPAMQQDLYESLSNKADYGKDHLHIASSGEYIMDTFEPSKLTTYVKNAKYPHAEETMWTGYDIIIYESAEVAFTAFLDGKLESSSVPNARISEFISDPRVRQTPDATTMRLNINGLQTVDRQQAQFPGSKFVPEPILGYTDFRKALYYIMDRQDLQQNWVPTSGIGTTFFSNLYYVDPESGVPYRDSEQGKKIFEDYAGETWGYNKGLALSYLRSAVSQGIADGHYKKGTAQKYEEITLDVRFMNITQSDATKVRGDFVKQSFEALVDNVNYVKIKVNIVDTPFPNIYYDYMMKGEFDIAIGGISGSQLNASSFLDVFSSDNRGGFTINWGFDTSLPEISVTWDHDDDVDTPEITKVFSYDAISTALNGKATIVDGDDVPPVLEEGEYESWTKVMDEVEDFFDRYSYPEFEGTGFEIIEEAGVNGIWIVLPEGMTKAQVVAIFTEAGWKYNAEKAGSWSAEFESPSGAFVIYSEDLDTEIGRDTVTDAYGITIPKDGDTILPAILLY, encoded by the coding sequence ATGAAAAAAATAGTAACGGTATTTGCATTCGTTCTACTTGCACTAGCATTAGTTGCATGTAAAAAAGAAGTTAAGAACGAAGCTCCAGTAATCTCTGGAGTACAAAATATGGACCATATTAAGGGCACTCCATTTGATCCACTAGCTACAGTTCAAGCTACGGACAAAGAAGATGGTCCCCTAACTTCAGCGATTGTTGTTGATAACAAAGTTGACGTTAACGTTAACGGTACTTATGATGTTACATATTCTGTCAAAGACTCTAAAGGGTTAGAAACAGTAGTAACAATTAAAGTAACAGTATATACACCAAATGGTGCACCAACAATTAGCGGTGTTACAAGCCATGTATTAGGATTAGGTGAATCATTTGATCCAAAAGCTGGTGTAACTGCTAAAGACAATGAAGATGGTGTTTTAACATCTGCAATCACTACAAAGGGTTCAGTTGATACATCTAAAGTTGGTAGATACCAAATCGTTTATAGCGTAAAAGACAGCGCAGGCGCTGAAGGTTATGCCTTATCAAACATTTTAGTCGTTGCAGACAAGAATGCTTTATATGATGGCGTGTTAAACCTTAAGTTCGCTTCAAGTAACGTTAAGAATGAATTCTTCGCAGCAGCTGAAAGATACTTACTTGACAACATGATTGGTGGTATTCCATTCTATGTGGCAAGCTCATTCAGTATGTTTGCACAACGTGTAACATTACCAGTAGCATCATTTATTCCTTCTTATGGTTGGGGTACTAGATATGCTGACCTTACAGCTGATGACTCAGAAGTCAAAGGTGTAGAAGGTGAATTCGGTAAAGCAGGCGAATATACATACCGCGCTTGGGATACACAAACATTCTCAACATTAAACTTCTGGACATATGATGACTCAGTATCATTAGACTACATTAACTACATTACTGGTTCATTCTACCGTCAAGTATTAAATGATGCTAAGAATGGTTGGGAATGGGCTCCAGACCTAGCTGCTCAAAAACCACAAGCTGTTGGACCAACAGTTGAAATAGTTAATGGCAAGACTTCTTCTAAAACTTGGAGAGTAGTTTTAAGAGACGATCTTGAATGGGCATTCAACAAGGATATGGTTACAACAGGTTATGACATGGTACTAGATGCTAATGACTATATCTGGACATTCCGTGAAGCATTAAATAGAAACTTATTCCGTGCAATCTCTGGTGGTGGTGACTTCGTATCTGAAATTCAAGGTGCAGAAGCATATGCTAAGAAAGCACAAGAAATCTATGGTGGAGAAGCAACTCCAACCGCAGCACAACTTGCAGAACTTGACACATTATGGGCAAGCGTTGGTCTTAAGAAGGTCGATGATTTAACTTTAGAGTTCACTACTAAGAACGCTAAGGGCGAATTCGATGCTTACTACCTATTAGGTTGGCCAGCAATGCAACAAGATTTATATGAAAGTTTATCAAACAAAGCTGACTATGGTAAAGACCACCTACACATCGCGTCAAGTGGTGAATACATCATGGACACATTTGAACCTTCTAAACTTACTACATACGTTAAGAACGCTAAATATCCACACGCAGAAGAAACAATGTGGACTGGATATGACATCATCATTTATGAATCTGCAGAAGTTGCATTCACAGCATTCCTAGATGGTAAACTAGAATCAAGCTCAGTTCCAAATGCACGTATCTCTGAGTTTATTTCTGACCCAAGAGTTAGACAAACTCCAGATGCAACAACTATGAGATTGAACATTAACGGTCTACAAACTGTTGATAGACAACAAGCACAATTCCCAGGATCTAAGTTCGTACCAGAACCAATCCTAGGCTACACAGATTTTAGAAAAGCTTTATACTATATTATGGATAGACAAGACTTACAACAAAACTGGGTTCCAACATCTGGTATTGGTACAACATTCTTCTCAAATCTATATTATGTAGACCCTGAATCAGGTGTTCCATACAGAGACTCTGAACAAGGTAAGAAAATTTTCGAAGATTACGCTGGCGAAACATGGGGTTATAATAAAGGCCTTGCATTATCTTATTTAAGAAGTGCAGTTTCACAAGGTATTGCAGATGGTCACTACAAGAAGGGTACTGCTCAAAAGTATGAAGAAATTACTTTAGACGTACGTTTCATGAACATTACACAATCAGATGCTACTAAAGTTAGAGGCGACTTTGTTAAACAAAGTTTCGAAGCTTTAGTTGATAACGTTAACTATGTTAAGATCAAAGTTAATATCGTTGATACACCATTCCCTAACATCTATTATGACTATATGATGAAGGGGGAATTCGATATCGCAATCGGTGGTATCTCAGGTTCTCAGTTAAACGCATCTTCATTCCTAGACGTGTTCTCATCAGATAACCGTGGTGGATTCACAATTAACTGGGGCTTTGACACATCATTACCTGAAATCTCAGTTACTTGGGATCATGACGATGACGTTGATACACCAGAAATCACAAAAGTATTCTCATACGATGCTATTTCAACAGCTCTAAACGGTAAAGCAACAATCGTCGATGGCGATGACGTTCCACCAGTATTAGAGGAAGGCGAATATGAAAGCTGGACAAAAGTTATGGATGAAGTTGAAGATTTCTTCGACAGATATTCATATCCAGAATTTGAAGGCACTGGCTTCGAAATCATTGAAGAAGCTGGCGTTAACGGGATTTGGATCGTTTTACCAGAAGGCATGACTAAAGCACAAGTTGTAGCTATTTTTACAGAAGCAGGCTGGAAGTATAATGCAGAAAAGGCTGGTAGCTGGAGTGCAGAATTTGAATCACCTTCAGGCGCATTCGTAATTTATAGTGAAGACTTAGACACAGAAATTGGTAGAGATACTGTTACAGACGCTTATGGAATTACAATTCCAAAAGACGGAGATACAATCTTACCAGCTATCTTACTTTACTAA
- a CDS encoding ABC transporter permease, which translates to MLRYFLMRLLWVFIILFTILTITFVFLKLQPEYPPTKYDEKRSWLVKQWNDGFMTRTIIDIDYQPTPTSPKLTQVTLKELQEKYVKDTKNYFTIYTDQEINKPIRVLWVFERVPIITQYGTWLENVITKFDWGTSTRVQVNAPATEVLNRTFKYTIGVNLAVLLLQIPFGLLIGATAAIKKDKLFDNLTSIIIMVFISLPSFVVIMLLMKWFGSDLSWLPYQWPSEQMPLQTRILGYVIPVASLSLGGIAGLSRRVRAELSEGLTQDFVLLARTKGLSKRQAIYRHALRISLTPILPGLIFSFVGLLGGAGITEQVYGIPGAGRLFIEASIKGSPDYNIIMYDTAFFGFIGLFTSILIDMSYGLIDPRIKMGAKNG; encoded by the coding sequence ATGTTAAGGTATTTCTTAATGCGTTTGTTATGGGTGTTTATCATCTTATTTACCATCCTAACAATTACTTTCGTATTCCTAAAACTACAACCTGAATATCCGCCTACAAAGTATGATGAGAAGCGTTCTTGGTTAGTTAAACAATGGAATGATGGTTTTATGACTAGAACCATTATTGACATTGATTATCAACCTACACCAACTTCGCCTAAATTAACTCAAGTTACATTGAAGGAATTACAGGAAAAGTATGTTAAAGATACAAAAAATTATTTTACAATCTACACTGACCAAGAGATTAACAAACCCATCCGAGTTCTTTGGGTTTTTGAGCGTGTACCTATTATTACCCAATACGGAACATGGCTTGAAAATGTTATCACAAAATTTGATTGGGGGACATCTACTAGGGTTCAAGTAAATGCGCCTGCCACTGAAGTATTAAATAGAACATTTAAATATACCATCGGTGTTAACCTCGCAGTTTTATTATTACAAATTCCTTTTGGGCTTCTAATTGGTGCAACTGCAGCAATTAAGAAGGATAAGTTATTCGATAACTTAACATCCATAATCATCATGGTATTTATTTCCTTACCTTCATTCGTAGTTATTATGCTACTGATGAAATGGTTTGGATCTGACTTATCCTGGTTGCCATATCAATGGCCATCCGAGCAGATGCCTCTGCAGACGAGGATACTGGGGTATGTTATTCCTGTTGCCAGCTTATCACTTGGTGGTATCGCTGGACTATCAAGACGTGTACGTGCTGAACTTAGTGAAGGGTTGACTCAAGACTTCGTTTTATTAGCGAGAACAAAAGGGTTATCCAAACGCCAAGCTATTTACAGACATGCGCTTAGAATCTCTCTAACACCAATTCTTCCAGGGTTAATTTTTAGTTTTGTTGGATTATTAGGTGGTGCAGGTATTACTGAGCAAGTTTATGGTATTCCAGGTGCTGGTCGTTTATTTATCGAGGCAAGCATCAAAGGGTCACCTGACTATAACATCATTATGTATGATACTGCTTTCTTCGGATTTATTGGACTATTTACAAGTATCTTAATTGATATGTCTTATGGTTTAATTGATCCTAGAATCAAAATGGGGGCAAAAAATGGATAA
- a CDS encoding ABC transporter permease: protein MDNKQIDKKLFKFVKVDEKIFDTKFEGKPRSFLADALIRFTKNKVNIVATTIVLMVVLLSVFVPILTVKDYTSENSVNTKFLPPRIPFLEKLGIFDGTIEVNEYEADLTKYELINPALGDVDGNRLYYPKYDVYNTFSPEFIKKGTLVNSIIVGGDSKPNYVGGTNDIVLSKRDAHIVVEKVQSGYSNASITIDIESITENATLEILVKPAGLKSLLPEGMTDKDPESLDYYIPVGSITEAGSHTFTTATVGGGSLALVFRSEEEGKPRVSINSVSVDLAASEDLYYSGYGLSQWLSTSMNGFGGTWLRANALYTVASFTYYKYNDIFANRPSNLDNESYDALLASTPGMAESIIYNDPNDHSKGWKFGEEGEFPLIEVISISNKQVGADGKEYFTYRVLNNGLLDAGYETLPYFIFGTDSKGRDLFASVWLSLRTSLLLGVIVAVINIIIGVVWGSISGYFGGGIDFGMERFVEVLSSFPGLTVLTILYLKFGAGFGLLLIYLTYSGWIGVAGLTRIQFYRYRGREYVLASRTLGAGHGRLIFKHILPNGIGYIITSVILSIPAMIITEASLSFLGFGLGEGAVLDFGLFKLSGLSLGVILYAGEQNMTAPGRFYLVLIPAIVIIIIMIAFNLFGNALRDAMNPSLRGQE from the coding sequence ATGGATAATAAACAAATAGACAAGAAACTATTTAAGTTCGTCAAAGTCGATGAAAAAATATTTGACACTAAGTTCGAAGGTAAACCACGTTCGTTTTTAGCTGACGCCTTAATCCGTTTCACTAAAAACAAAGTCAATATTGTCGCGACTACAATCGTATTGATGGTTGTGTTGTTATCTGTGTTCGTTCCAATTTTGACAGTTAAAGACTACACTTCAGAAAATAGTGTCAACACTAAATTTTTACCTCCGCGTATTCCATTTTTAGAAAAACTTGGTATTTTCGATGGAACCATTGAGGTCAATGAGTATGAAGCAGATTTAACTAAATATGAGCTAATTAATCCAGCATTAGGTGATGTTGATGGTAATAGACTATACTATCCAAAGTATGATGTCTATAATACTTTCTCACCTGAGTTCATCAAAAAAGGCACACTGGTTAATAGCATCATTGTTGGTGGGGACAGTAAACCTAACTATGTTGGTGGGACTAATGATATAGTGCTATCTAAGAGAGATGCACATATCGTAGTGGAAAAGGTTCAATCAGGATATTCTAATGCGAGTATCACGATTGATATTGAAAGCATTACGGAAAATGCTACATTAGAAATTTTAGTTAAGCCAGCGGGATTAAAAAGTCTATTGCCTGAAGGTATGACAGATAAAGATCCTGAAAGCTTAGATTACTATATACCTGTCGGATCAATCACAGAAGCCGGCAGTCACACTTTTACAACTGCTACAGTTGGTGGTGGAAGCCTTGCGCTGGTGTTTAGAAGCGAAGAAGAAGGTAAACCAAGAGTGTCAATTAACTCAGTATCAGTAGATTTAGCTGCTTCAGAGGATTTATACTATTCTGGTTATGGACTATCCCAATGGTTATCAACTTCAATGAATGGGTTTGGTGGTACATGGTTGAGAGCTAACGCGCTTTATACAGTTGCTTCATTCACATACTACAAATATAACGATATCTTCGCTAACAGACCTTCTAACTTAGATAATGAATCTTATGATGCTTTACTAGCTTCAACACCTGGTATGGCTGAATCTATTATTTATAACGATCCAAATGACCACAGTAAAGGTTGGAAATTTGGTGAAGAGGGTGAGTTTCCTCTAATTGAAGTTATTTCAATTTCAAATAAGCAAGTTGGTGCAGATGGTAAAGAGTACTTTACTTATCGTGTACTTAACAACGGGCTATTAGATGCAGGTTATGAAACACTTCCTTACTTCATTTTCGGTACTGACAGTAAAGGTAGAGACTTATTTGCATCCGTTTGGTTATCATTAAGAACCTCCTTGTTACTAGGGGTTATTGTTGCAGTGATTAACATCATTATTGGTGTAGTTTGGGGATCAATTTCCGGTTACTTCGGTGGCGGAATCGACTTTGGTATGGAAAGATTTGTCGAAGTATTAAGTTCCTTCCCAGGGTTAACCGTATTAACCATCCTATATCTTAAGTTTGGAGCCGGTTTCGGTCTACTGTTAATCTATCTCACCTACTCGGGTTGGATAGGCGTAGCCGGGCTAACACGTATCCAATTTTACCGATATAGAGGTAGAGAATATGTTCTTGCATCTAGGACACTTGGTGCTGGACATGGTCGATTAATCTTCAAGCATATCTTACCTAATGGTATTGGATATATTATTACATCCGTAATTCTGTCAATTCCTGCCATGATTATTACAGAAGCATCCCTATCATTCTTAGGCTTCGGTCTTGGTGAAGGGGCAGTACTAGATTTCGGTCTATTTAAGCTAAGTGGGTTATCACTAGGGGTTATTCTATACGCCGGTGAACAAAACATGACCGCTCCAGGTAGATTCTATCTTGTATTGATTCCTGCGATTGTAATCATCATTATTATGATTGCATTTAACTTATTCGGTAACGCATTAAGAGATGCAATGAATCCTTCGTTAAGGGGGCAAGAATAA
- a CDS encoding oligopeptide/dipeptide ABC transporter ATP-binding protein, translating to MILNGNRRQDKIKALYHNEEVEIININIRKNDIIADDTLSKEEKKAKLEVIKQELVVAKEAFKAQKRKAIQEVNAEYKLITEKYKKEVDEYKEAFKAYSKDNKEKYAKIKPEFKSKVEQMKLDFKKDLSKFKKNSSAKTLKFKLEIKQMKSDFKGRVESLRKDMFKVGSDAEVRSMFSSLKYYFSKRREMKDLYRRNFKVTKTEARLEAYKIMSEVGIAEPEKRFKMYPFQFSGGMKQRIVIAIALMAQPEVLICDEPTTALDVTIQAQILDLIKRIKKDRNLSVIFITHNLGVVANVADRVAVMYAGKVVEYGTLDDVFYNPKHPYTWALMSSMPDINSKEKLQTISGTPPNMLFPPKGDAFAQRNPYAMAIDFEEQPPLFKVSEEHYAATWLLHPDAPKVELPEIIKERITFMKSEAIKLRGEKHGK from the coding sequence ATGATTCTTAACGGTAATCGTCGTCAAGATAAGATTAAAGCACTATATCATAACGAAGAGGTTGAAATCATCAACATTAACATTCGTAAGAATGACATTATTGCGGACGATACCCTTTCTAAGGAAGAAAAGAAGGCAAAACTAGAAGTAATCAAACAAGAACTTGTTGTTGCTAAAGAAGCTTTCAAAGCACAAAAACGTAAAGCCATTCAAGAGGTAAATGCTGAGTACAAGCTAATTACTGAAAAGTATAAGAAGGAAGTCGATGAATATAAAGAAGCCTTCAAAGCTTATAGCAAAGATAATAAAGAGAAATATGCAAAGATTAAGCCTGAATTCAAATCTAAAGTTGAGCAAATGAAGCTTGATTTCAAAAAAGATTTAAGCAAATTCAAGAAAAACAGTTCAGCGAAAACCTTAAAATTCAAGCTTGAAATCAAACAAATGAAGAGTGATTTCAAAGGCAGAGTCGAATCATTACGTAAAGACATGTTTAAAGTTGGATCAGATGCAGAAGTTCGTTCAATGTTCAGTTCATTGAAATATTATTTCTCTAAGAGACGTGAAATGAAGGACTTATACCGAAGAAACTTCAAAGTGACTAAGACTGAAGCACGTTTAGAAGCTTACAAGATTATGTCTGAAGTAGGTATTGCAGAACCTGAAAAGAGATTTAAGATGTATCCATTCCAATTCTCTGGTGGTATGAAACAACGCATCGTTATTGCGATTGCATTGATGGCACAACCAGAAGTATTGATTTGTGATGAGCCTACAACTGCTCTAGACGTTACAATCCAAGCTCAAATTCTAGATTTGATCAAACGAATTAAGAAAGACAGAAACCTAAGCGTAATTTTCATTACACATAACCTTGGGGTTGTTGCGAACGTTGCCGATAGAGTTGCAGTTATGTATGCTGGTAAAGTCGTAGAATATGGCACACTAGATGATGTATTCTATAATCCAAAACATCCATATACTTGGGCTTTAATGAGCTCAATGCCTGATATTAACAGTAAAGAAAAACTTCAAACCATCTCGGGAACACCACCAAACATGTTATTCCCACCTAAGGGTGATGCATTCGCACAAAGAAATCCTTATGCGATGGCAATTGATTTTGAAGAACAACCACCACTATTCAAGGTTTCAGAAGAACACTATGCAGCAACTTGGTTATTACACCCAGATGCACCAAAAGTTGAACTTCCAGAAATCATTAAAGAACGTATTACGTTCATGAAGAGTGAAGCAATTAAACTGAGAGGTGAAAAACATGGAAAATGA
- a CDS encoding DUF3899 domain-containing protein, whose product MNTKLKSLIAVVSLLALSVLFLGIVYDFKFTLANVSNSLFVVNIISFVVSFMIHTGALRLTLGVSYTTKTIFKRAEMRDKYDGFKEYYEEKAPNQARNLKYLLIINLVFIAAALVLAKVHLDNYTLQ is encoded by the coding sequence ATGAATACTAAACTAAAATCATTGATTGCAGTAGTTTCACTGTTAGCACTATCTGTTTTGTTTTTAGGAATCGTATATGATTTTAAGTTTACCTTAGCAAATGTGAGTAATTCCTTATTTGTTGTAAACATCATATCATTTGTGGTCAGTTTCATGATTCATACTGGTGCTCTAAGACTTACTCTTGGGGTTTCCTATACAACTAAGACAATTTTTAAGCGCGCTGAAATGAGAGATAAATACGATGGTTTTAAAGAGTATTATGAAGAGAAGGCACCTAACCAGGCTCGCAATCTGAAATATTTACTCATCATCAATTTGGTATTCATAGCTGCTGCCTTGGTATTGGCAAAAGTTCATTTGGACAATTATACACTACAGTAA
- a CDS encoding S41 family peptidase: MLLIVLLVISLFTVAACKENKVFTVSFNTNGGSVVETVKVKDGEVLTLDTEPEKANNTFRYWYLTDKTVPYDFSTPVTMNMVLSAYWSQMDVELATSKTFNFTNLTEEYSVSNGSLELFYTNNGNVPYVKVMDYLNLLDGFIDPEVEFTVTESEENLNLSYQYYSEEEDKTYDLGVIFDLKSNIIHTSDPAFYWAYIYSTETNYGRNIEYLYDHEKAESTEGETVIYNLNEFQLDLVYHDGAVLAPYYLVNQLFAGSSYYNVYFNGDALYGVYGSLSSSDSTYSTIRRSSLNNTDVPADLLSHNYHMLAFNLEHFYGLKEYKGIKNFYTELAKYYSQFHSTNPNDVSQALADYLMLELDEPHTSFGFSGYHSKLSYNPPTNSLSNYGEHYNDWYMNGLSAVNDVIAAKWKIYSSSSWAANSSLRPKYWLLDEKNAVISFDEFVTADIEETNVWSTETYTDVFGVSPLPADDSASRYLVYNQTEKLNLKTETLLYDAKASFVADYAAKLVRDGFTHVYTPDIYTDYRKDGYYTKNIDGKDYMVLLGYDTTHKLGYIGLTTKMPTEYQSVWPLTASFNSLIESDSAVYLESMIKKVKELYPQVERIGLDITFNTGGNVGALYRVVGLITDNPFEVSSYSRDTNVYQTSIVDITTEAYDEYEWFLLTSYVTFSAANEMATIFKQNELGKIIGQTSGGGASSITPILLPDGSFFTTSSNNVNTLKDKEGNYVINESGIKPDFEIPQNKLYDAATLLEILNR, encoded by the coding sequence ATGTTGTTAATTGTTTTGCTCGTGATTTCCCTATTTACCGTTGCAGCGTGCAAAGAAAACAAGGTCTTCACTGTAAGTTTCAACACAAATGGTGGCTCAGTTGTTGAAACTGTTAAAGTCAAAGATGGTGAGGTTCTAACCCTAGATACTGAACCTGAAAAAGCTAATAATACATTCCGTTATTGGTACCTAACCGATAAGACTGTACCTTATGATTTCTCAACACCAGTAACCATGAATATGGTATTAAGTGCTTACTGGTCTCAAATGGATGTCGAACTTGCCACAAGTAAGACTTTCAATTTCACTAACCTAACTGAGGAATACTCTGTTTCAAACGGTTCGTTAGAACTGTTCTACACAAATAACGGAAACGTTCCTTATGTAAAAGTGATGGATTACCTAAACCTATTGGATGGATTCATTGATCCTGAAGTAGAGTTTACTGTTACAGAGTCTGAAGAAAACCTAAACCTATCTTATCAATACTATTCTGAGGAAGAAGATAAGACTTACGATTTAGGCGTAATCTTTGATTTAAAGTCAAATATTATTCACACCAGTGATCCTGCTTTCTATTGGGCATACATCTATTCTACTGAAACCAATTATGGTAGAAACATTGAATACCTTTATGACCATGAAAAAGCTGAATCAACTGAAGGAGAAACCGTCATCTACAATCTAAACGAATTCCAATTGGACTTAGTTTATCATGATGGTGCTGTACTGGCTCCTTACTATTTAGTCAATCAATTATTTGCTGGTTCAAGTTACTACAATGTCTATTTTAATGGCGATGCTTTATATGGTGTTTATGGATCATTATCTTCATCTGATTCAACCTATTCAACCATTAGAAGATCTTCACTAAATAACACCGATGTTCCAGCTGACTTATTATCTCATAATTATCACATGCTTGCCTTTAACCTAGAACATTTCTATGGTTTGAAGGAATACAAAGGGATTAAGAATTTCTATACTGAACTTGCTAAATACTACTCACAGTTCCATAGTACTAACCCTAATGATGTGTCTCAAGCACTTGCAGACTACTTAATGTTAGAACTTGATGAACCACATACTTCATTTGGTTTCTCAGGGTATCACTCAAAACTGTCTTATAATCCACCTACAAACTCATTGAGTAATTATGGTGAACACTATAACGACTGGTACATGAATGGTCTTTCAGCTGTAAACGATGTGATTGCAGCAAAATGGAAAATTTATTCTTCCAGTTCATGGGCTGCTAATAGTAGCTTAAGACCTAAATACTGGTTACTCGATGAAAAGAATGCAGTGATTTCATTTGATGAATTCGTTACTGCGGACATTGAAGAAACTAACGTATGGTCTACAGAAACATACACAGATGTATTTGGTGTTAGTCCGCTTCCAGCGGATGATAGTGCAAGTAGATATTTAGTGTACAATCAAACTGAAAAACTTAACTTAAAGACAGAAACACTACTTTATGATGCGAAAGCATCGTTTGTAGCTGATTATGCCGCTAAATTGGTTAGAGATGGGTTTACACATGTATATACTCCTGATATTTATACTGATTATCGTAAAGATGGTTATTACACAAAAAATATCGATGGTAAAGATTATATGGTATTATTAGGGTATGATACTACTCACAAATTAGGCTACATCGGTTTAACTACTAAGATGCCTACTGAATACCAATCTGTTTGGCCACTTACTGCATCTTTCAATAGCTTAATTGAATCAGATTCTGCTGTATACTTAGAAAGCATGATCAAGAAAGTTAAAGAATTATACCCACAAGTCGAAAGAATTGGTCTAGATATCACATTCAACACTGGTGGTAACGTGGGTGCATTATATAGAGTAGTTGGTTTAATCACAGATAATCCATTCGAAGTTAGCAGTTATTCTAGAGATACTAACGTATATCAAACATCAATCGTTGATATTACTACAGAAGCCTACGATGAATATGAGTGGTTCTTATTAACTAGTTATGTAACCTTCTCAGCAGCTAACGAAATGGCAACCATCTTCAAACAAAATGAACTTGGAAAGATTATCGGTCAAACATCCGGTGGTGGTGCAAGTTCCATTACACCAATACTACTTCCTGATGGTTCATTCTTCACAACAAGTAGCAACAACGTTAACACATTAAAAGACAAAGAAGGCAATTATGTGATTAACGAATCCGGCATTAAACCAGATTTTGAGATTCCACAAAACAAACTCTATGATGCCGCAACTTTACTAGAAATACTCAATAGATAG
- the sufC gene encoding Fe-S cluster assembly ATPase SufC, whose translation MSTLSINNLKVSIEDKEILKGVNLVVKSGEVHAIMGPNGTGKSTLASALMGHPKYEVTEGEVTLDGENLLELEVDERARAGIFLAMQYPAEVPGVTNSDFMRSALKAVNDGVQTPLFEFIGKYERAAKELKMREDLPHRYLNEGFSGGEKKRNEILQLKMLKPKFAVLDEIDSGLDIDALKIVGENVNSMVNENFGCILITHYQRILDHIKPTNVHIMIDGKIVLSGGQELIEKIDQNGYEWVKEELGIDFVETVEA comes from the coding sequence ATGTCAACATTATCAATTAATAATTTGAAAGTATCTATCGAAGATAAAGAGATCCTGAAAGGTGTCAATCTTGTCGTTAAAAGTGGAGAAGTTCATGCCATCATGGGACCAAACGGAACTGGTAAATCCACACTTGCAAGTGCACTTATGGGGCATCCAAAATACGAAGTAACCGAAGGGGAAGTCACACTAGATGGCGAGAACCTATTAGAATTAGAAGTCGATGAACGTGCTAGAGCAGGTATTTTCTTAGCAATGCAATACCCAGCTGAAGTGCCTGGTGTCACTAACAGTGACTTTATGCGTTCAGCACTTAAAGCGGTTAATGATGGTGTTCAAACACCTTTATTCGAATTCATTGGAAAATATGAAAGAGCAGCTAAAGAACTAAAGATGCGCGAAGACTTACCACACAGATATTTAAACGAAGGTTTCTCTGGTGGCGAAAAGAAACGTAATGAAATTCTTCAACTTAAGATGTTAAAACCTAAATTTGCAGTATTAGATGAAATCGACTCAGGTTTAGATATTGACGCTTTAAAGATTGTTGGTGAAAACGTTAATTCTATGGTAAATGAAAACTTCGGTTGTATTTTAATTACACACTACCAAAGAATTTTAGACCATATTAAACCAACTAATGTTCACATCATGATCGATGGTAAAATCGTTTTAAGTGGTGGACAAGAATTAATCGAAAAGATTGACCAAAATGGGTATGAATGGGTAAAAGAAGAATTAGGCATTGATTTTGTAGAAACGGTTGAAGCCTAA